Sequence from the Ziziphus jujuba cultivar Dongzao chromosome 9, ASM3175591v1 genome:
ttccttttccaagAGGAGTTGAAATTGCACTCCCTGAATGAGAAATGTATAACAGGATTCCTTTTTGAAATTaccattgtaatttttttttcccctcttgaTGCATGGTCAGTTTAGAAGTTCGAAAATAATTGTTTAGTTGGAATATTTTCCTCTCTTCAAATTTGAAATAGATcccatttttatttcttgttcttCAGTCATTTACATATACAATGTTCACTTTGCTTAAACTGAAATTCAGTGGATATAAACTCTCCTATTGTAAAAAGGCTTTGTCCTGTAGAATAAAAATTGCAGGTATGCTCTTAGTGTGAGGATTATTGGTTTTGCAACTGCGATAACTATAAGAAACTGATCAAGTTATCTATTTGACATTGTTGATTTGGAGCATGTAAGAGCAAAACTATAATCTTCTCACATGGAGGCCCCATTTTGATAGCATCACTATCTTTTCATTCCTTTTTAACAGAATTATCACAAAAGCTGATTTGTTCATTCCAATTTTTGTTTCTAACACTAGCTGTATTTCTTCACTATAACAtgcaatttaatacaaatttagGAAGTGTTATCTGTATTAAGGAAAATGGCCAAAAGAGATCTGATtcacaaattaataattgtcaTAGTTATGTAAATCTATGTcagcaacaagaagaagaagatggaagtTGAGGTCTCAAGCATGTTCTAATCATTATCATGAacaattttcatttccttcaGGTAGACTCTTTGTTGAATTTTATGTAGTTTACATAACAGTGAGAATCATTAATGTAGAAGAGGCAGGGTATAATGTATCTTTCTATAGTTTTAATTAAGAATGGAATCTTTGATCAACTTAATGAACATGAATTCTTGCTTAGGatcaaaacaaattcaaatttttatttttattttttattttttcatgaaacttgaagagaaaaaacaattacaaaaatTGCTTGATCCTGTTTTGAAGATAATGCTCTTGTTGTTTATTATGCATAAGTACCAGATGTCTCAAGCATGTTTCCAAATTAGTTCTCTTCTATCCACCAATTCTAAAAAGCTATGAAATAAGCATTCTGCTTGAAATCTTTCAAGAACAGGTAGGACATGATTTTTTTCGACGGTAGTATTGTTGCATTCTTGATGATGACTTGGAAGACAGTGCCATGTGATTTTTGATACACCCCTCCGCAAACGGTCCACACCATTCAATTCCTTGACAGATGATTTCATGCAGAATATATCGtgcccaatttatcaaatacaCAGATGATTGGATCCAAAGCAACACCAAATCTATGCATTTTCAGAACAAAATTTTCCCACACAGGTGGTTGGGGACCATggttttcaactacaaataataatgatgatttagAAGACAATCCCATGTGAACCCTCATGAGCCCATGTCTATCACTAGACTCCAtatggttaaaaaataaataaataaataaaacaaaaaagagtctTTACACCATTCATTCACTGATATCCCacataaattttgttatatatatacccattttGTAGAGTTAAACAAGCAACTCAAATCATCATATCCTCAAATAGCAAAGCATTCCTTGTTTAGAAGGTCTTTGAGAACTTCTAACTGTTTCAACTCTCAACCTTTGTTGTGAATCTATATTACATATAAAACCATGGGTTTCCGTTTGCCTGGTGTAGTTCCCGCTAAGATCCTTAAACGGTCTCTTTCAAATTCAAAGAAAGCAGATTCAGTTGCAGTAGATGTCCCAAAAGGCCATTTAGCAGTTTATGTTGGAGATATAGAAAAGAAGCGATTTGTGATTCCTCTATCATTCCTAAACCAGCCTTCATTCCACGACTTGCTAAGTCAAGCTGAAGAAGAATTTGGATTTGAACATCCAATGGGCGGTCTTACAATTCCCTGTCGAGAAGATGCCTTCCTTGATCTTGTCTCTCGCTTGAATGCCCCATGAGACTGGAGAAACTTCTATGGAAGAAAATTATGTAGACTCATTAACAATTTTTGTAAAGTAGACAGTCAATATCATATATTTAGCGCAATTTTTTGGTCTCTTCCCTCTGTGAGGGTGAAAAAGTCCCTCCCTAAATTAGAAATGTACAGAGAAAAGATATTATTGCAAATTGTCATTACAAAAAGAACAGTCCATTCAAAGAAGTATTGGGTTAGgacttcttattttctttttagattCTGAAATAGATCCTATATCTTCTTGTTTTTCAATCATTTACTCATGTTATAAATTTTTGCTCATATATAATTTGCTTAATCCGAATCCAGTGGGtgtataattttgtatttttaattgtgAAAATGCTATTGGTATGTAATTTTGTGGTTATATTGGCCTAATGAATCAATATATGAGCATCGACTGTTACATATGCTGATCATTTACTTTAAAGTGGACTTTTAAATGTTAGAGATAAAAAATAAGGTAaaatgtggctattaaattaatGAATGTTCTAATAGTCTAATTGtctaattatttattccataaaattaataactatttgACTAGGTATATTTTACTTCATTAGATTAATAACCTCAATATATCTTTCAATTGGTCTGTAGATATGCATAGTCACCAGGAAACATGTTAATGACTAGTCTTCATCTATCCAAATTTCATTTCCTTCTGGTGGACCCTTGTTGTCTATATTGTCACTTACAAGTGAATTCTTCTGGATGAGTAGGAAGACAAACCCCAGAGGTCCCTCACTCTTCACCATTCATTCCatgtaaaaaattgattttccagcATACcctttttatctatataataaaaccaTATGGGCATCCTGTTTCCTGTCATTCTTCCTGCTACAAGAAATCTTTTCAGTCTCTGTCTACCTCAAAACTAAAGCAGCTGCAAAGGCCTTAGATATCCCCAAAGGGCTAGTTTGCACTCTATGTTGGGTTGGCAATAAAGAAAAAGTTTGCAGTACCATTATCTTTGAATGATCTTTCATTGCAAGATTTATGGAGTCAGGTTGAATAAGAATTTGGAAATGACTATTAGATAGGTGTTATGCCAATCTCCTGTGATGGGGATTCCTTCTTTGAGGTCGTTTCTTGCTGAAATTTAGGAAAGTGTAGGTAAATATCACCAGCAAGCATAGTTTTCACAATGCATGCATCAAACTGGCTTGGTCTTCATCCTCTAAAGATTCCTTCTATATCAGAACAAGCTGATCACTGTGGCAGGTTGGTCCAACTACGGCCAAATGAAATTCCTCGCATGTAAAGAAGTTTCAATGTATACAGTGAATTTGAAAGCCAGAGACAATTAAGACTGCCAGTAttgtattgatatatatatagttacaaaGAGAGAATAAAAGGTAACTAGAATATTGGTCCTCCATCAATGGAGATTTACAAGCTATACAGCTGACAAATATTCTACATAAGGAAAGACAGCAGAGAGGATGTACAAAGAAACTATACAGTTGACAGATATTCTACATAAGGAAAGACAGTAGAGAGGATGTACAAGGAAAAGATATCAAGATTTGGGCCTATGAATCCCTTGAGATGTGGAAGAGGTTTGTTTCCTAATATGCCCCCGCAAGATTGGGTCACCATCAGAGACACCAAGCTTGGCCCGAAGAGAAGTGAACTGTTGTTTGGCAAGAGGCTTGGTTAAAGGATCAGCTATCTGGTCTTGAGTGGTAACATGTGAGACAATAAGTCACCGGTGGCAACCTTGGTCCGAACAAAATTATAATCAATGGCAATATGCTTCATTTTGGAATGGAAAACCGGGTTGGCACACAAGTAAGTGGCTCCAAGGTTGTCACAAAATAGGCGAGGAAGCTTGGGAGTAGAAATGAGAAGTTTAGACAGGAGGTTTTGAAGACAGGAGAGTTCAGCTGTAGTGAGTGCAATAGCCTGATACTCGGCTTCAGTGGAGGAACGGGCAATGGACCACTGCTTTTTAGAGCTCCAAGAGACAGGGTTGCTGCCAAGATAGATGACATATATAGAAGTGGAAGAATCATCATCACGGTTCCCGGCCCCATCCGAATCAGAGTAAGCAAGGAGATTGAATGAAGAGCTGCGGCAAAGTGTGAGGCCATAATGGATAGTATGTTTGAGATAACGGAGCAGACGTTTGGCAACAGTCCAGTGGGTTTGGGTTGGAGCATGCATGTACTGAGCAAGCTTGTTAACTGGGAATACAATGTCAGGTCGTGTTAAGGAGAGGTATTGCATAGCACCAATGACACTTCTGTATTGAGTAGGATCAGTTACTGGGGTACCATCAGTTAGGACAAGTTTGGTAGTTGTGGACATGGGAGTGACATTTTCTTTTACCCCAGACAAGTGAAAACATGCCAGAAGATCTCTTATGTATTTGTGTTGAGACAAGAAGAGGCCATCACGAATGGGGATAACTTTAATGCCAAGGAAAAAATATAGAGCACCCAAGTTTTTAATGGAAAAGCGGTTGGACAGATCAACAATAAACCTGTCGATGAAGGAGCTGGAATTACCTGTGAGCaacaaatcatcaacataaactaAAAAGAAAGCTTTAACACCATCTTTGTTGAAAATGAAGAGGGAGGAGTCCGATTGGGAGGCAACAAAACCACAAGAGGAGAGGAAGTCCTTTAAGGCTGAAAATCAAGCACGATGGGCCTGTTTTAAGCCATATAAGGACTTTTGAAGGTGGCAAACATGAGTGGGTCGTGATTCATCAACAAAATCAGGTGGTTGAAGCATGTAGACTTCTTCGGCAAGTTTCCCATGTAAGAAAGCATTGTTCAAGTTAAGTTGCCGAATAAGCCAGTCATTCTTTAAAGTAATGGATAGTATTACCCGGATAGTAATGGGTTTGATGACTGAACTGAAGGTATCGGTATAGTCGATACCAGGTCGTTGATGGGAGCCTTTTGAGACAAGGGGAGCTTTGAAGTGATCAACTTGACCATCAGGATGACGCTTCACACGAAAGACCCATTTACAACCCACAAGGTTCTAATTTTGGTCCCGAGGAACAAGGTCCCACGTGCCATTGCATAGCAAAGCATTCACTTCATCACACATAGCCTCCCTCCACAGTAGTTCTTTCAGTACTTGAGAGACAAAGGTAGGTTCAATTGGGAAAGGAAGAGGATGAGAGGTAGtagtattaatttgtttgggttTAAAAATGTTGTTTTGTGAACGGGTGACCATCTGGTGAGTTCGACGGGGCTGAGGTGCAGGTGAAGAATCAACCATGGGTGCAGCACCGTTCAAGGAAGAGATAGGATCAGATACAGAATGGTCATCCATGTGAGAAGCTGTATCAATCGGCATTAAAGGGGAAGGAATGGGTGTTGAAACAGAAGGAGTGGGAGGAGGAAAGGATGGTGAAGAGGATGACGTAGCGGAAGGAGAAGCAAAAAAACTGGACGGGGGGTAAGAAGAAGAAGGCTCGGTTGTGAACTTAGAACAAGATGAAACGGAAGGATGAAGAGGACACGATGGAGGAGGGATAGTGACAGTGGGTGTGATCAGAGTGAGTGAGGTATCTGATGGAGAAGGAGTAGGAATAGTATGTGGTGGGGTGGCAGAGCACATGTCTTGGTTTCAGAGAGAAGGAGAGGCCCGAGCCCAAGAAGTATAAGTTGAAGAGGTGATGTGGTCAGATGCATGAAATGTTTGCAGAGAAGGGAATGTAGTTTCAAAGAATTGAACATGACGAGAGTGAAAAATTTTATGAGTGCTGGGTTCGAAACAAATGTAAGCATTATGAAGGTTAAAGTAACCAAGAAAGATACAAGGCTGGGATTGAGCTTCTAATTTGTGCTTAGT
This genomic interval carries:
- the LOC107426687 gene encoding auxin-induced protein 15A, with the translated sequence MGFRLPGVVPAKILKRSLSNSKKADSVAVDVPKGHLAVYVGDIEKKRFVIPLSFLNQPSFHDLLSQAEEEFGFEHPMGGLTIPCREDAFLDLVSRLNAP